A region from the Mucilaginibacter sp. CSA2-8R genome encodes:
- the radA gene encoding DNA repair protein RadA, whose amino-acid sequence MAKTKSAYFCQSCGYESPKWLGKCPSCGQWNTFVEEVVEKPNAAIPNWKPSNNNSGPKSTSTQRANKAVPVNSIDFAEEHRILTPDNEFNRVLGGGVVAGSLVLIGGEPGIGKSTLMLQLALSMPAAKILYVSGEESDRQIKMRAERISAPQPGSAGLSGSGCFILTETSTQNIFKQIEQLQPDLVIVDSIQTLYSAHIESTPGSVSQVRECTAELLRFAKESSTPVFLIGHITKDGMIAGPKILEHMVDTVLQFEGDRHHVYRILRAIKNRFGSASELGIYEMLGAGLREVSNPSEILLSQRDEALSGITISATLEGLRPMLIETQALVSTSAYGTPQRSATGFDTRRMNMLLAVLEKRCGFRLGTKDVFLNITGGIKVEDPAIDLGLAAAIISSHEDMPISSKTCFAGELGLSGEIRAVNRIEQRIAEAQKLGFEQIFISKYNLPSGKNDKNQLDLSHYKIEIKPVSRIEEVFGLLFG is encoded by the coding sequence TTGGCTAAAACAAAATCAGCATATTTTTGCCAGAGCTGCGGCTACGAGTCGCCAAAGTGGCTGGGCAAATGCCCTTCATGCGGGCAATGGAATACTTTTGTAGAAGAGGTGGTTGAGAAGCCTAATGCGGCTATACCGAACTGGAAGCCCAGCAACAATAATAGCGGCCCAAAATCAACATCCACACAAAGGGCTAATAAGGCGGTACCGGTTAACAGTATTGATTTTGCCGAAGAGCACCGCATTCTGACACCTGATAATGAATTTAACCGTGTACTGGGCGGCGGCGTTGTTGCAGGCTCACTGGTACTTATTGGTGGTGAGCCAGGCATTGGTAAATCTACCTTGATGCTCCAACTGGCGTTAAGTATGCCTGCTGCCAAAATATTGTATGTATCTGGAGAGGAAAGCGACCGGCAGATAAAAATGCGGGCGGAGCGTATCTCGGCCCCGCAACCTGGGTCTGCAGGGTTAAGCGGTAGCGGCTGTTTCATTTTAACCGAAACATCCACGCAAAACATTTTTAAGCAGATTGAACAATTGCAGCCTGATCTGGTGATTGTTGATTCGATACAAACGCTTTACTCGGCGCATATCGAGTCTACACCGGGCAGCGTATCTCAAGTGCGCGAGTGTACGGCTGAGTTGCTGCGTTTTGCCAAAGAAAGTTCGACACCGGTATTTTTAATAGGCCATATCACTAAAGACGGCATGATAGCCGGCCCCAAAATACTGGAACATATGGTGGATACCGTATTGCAGTTTGAAGGTGACAGGCATCACGTTTACCGCATTTTAAGAGCAATAAAAAACCGTTTTGGTTCGGCATCTGAGTTGGGTATTTACGAAATGCTGGGTGCCGGTTTGCGTGAGGTGTCCAATCCGTCAGAGATCTTGTTGTCGCAACGGGACGAGGCGCTGAGCGGTATCACCATAAGTGCTACGTTAGAGGGCCTTAGGCCTATGCTTATTGAAACGCAGGCATTGGTGAGCACTTCGGCCTATGGCACACCTCAGCGGTCGGCTACGGGCTTTGATACGCGCCGCATGAACATGCTGCTGGCCGTGCTCGAGAAGCGTTGCGGCTTCAGGTTAGGTACTAAGGATGTGTTTCTGAATATTACGGGAGGTATCAAAGTGGAAGATCCGGCCATTGACCTGGGTTTGGCTGCTGCCATTATATCATCTCATGAGGATATGCCGATATCATCAAAAACCTGTTTTGCAGGCGAGTTAGGCTTGTCGGGCGAGATCAGAGCCGTAAACCGGATTGAGCAACGTATAGCTGAAGCTCAAAAGTTGGGTTTTGAGCAGATCTTTATTTCTAAATACAACTTGCCATCCGGTAAAAACGATAAAAACCAGCTCGATTTGTCTCATTACAAAATTGA
- a CDS encoding Rne/Rng family ribonuclease has protein sequence MVKELIIDSSPAGATIALLQDKQLVELHKEQVSNNYTVGDIYLGRVKKIMPGLNAAFIDVGYEKDAFLHYLDLGPQVQSLLKLTKQVRGGSYQTKLLDDLKLEADINKSGKISEVLTKNQLIPVQIAKEPISTKGPRLSSDLSIAGRYVVLVPFSDVISISKKIKSNTERTRLRKIVEGIKPANFGVIIRTVSEGKGVTEMQKDLLDLISKWESFMTRLPATDPSKKILGEIDRTSTLLRDILNADFQHIYVNENSIFEEVRSYVHEISPDLENIVRLHKHRDPIFEHYGIEKQIKSAFGKTVNLAGGAYLVIEHTEALHVIDVNSGNRTANKENQEDNALQVNKEAAREIARQLRLRDMGGIVVVDFIDMHKPTNRKELFDYLRDEMAHDRAKHTILPPSKFGLVQITRQRVRPEMNIVTSEVCPTCNGTGTIRSSILLLDDIENNFNYILVEQNEKNITLVVHPYIEAYIKKGLISRQMKWYFKYSQWIKVKANPSYQITEFRFMNAKDEEIKL, from the coding sequence TTGGTAAAAGAATTAATTATCGATTCATCCCCTGCCGGGGCAACTATTGCCCTGTTGCAGGATAAACAACTCGTAGAACTTCATAAAGAGCAGGTTTCCAATAACTACACTGTTGGAGACATTTACCTGGGCCGTGTTAAAAAAATAATGCCCGGGCTTAACGCTGCTTTTATTGATGTAGGATACGAGAAGGATGCGTTTTTGCACTATTTGGATTTAGGTCCGCAAGTGCAAAGCCTGCTCAAATTAACAAAACAGGTACGTGGAGGGAGTTACCAAACCAAATTACTGGACGATTTAAAGCTGGAAGCTGACATTAACAAATCAGGTAAAATATCTGAGGTGTTAACTAAAAACCAGCTGATACCGGTACAAATTGCCAAAGAGCCTATTTCAACCAAAGGCCCGAGGCTGAGTTCCGATTTATCTATTGCCGGCCGCTATGTGGTGCTGGTGCCGTTTTCTGATGTGATTTCGATTTCTAAAAAAATCAAAAGTAACACAGAGCGTACCCGCCTGCGTAAAATAGTGGAAGGTATAAAACCGGCCAACTTTGGGGTAATCATTCGTACTGTATCAGAAGGAAAAGGCGTAACCGAAATGCAGAAAGACCTGCTGGATTTAATATCCAAGTGGGAATCTTTCATGACGCGTTTACCGGCTACCGACCCTTCTAAAAAGATACTAGGCGAGATTGACCGTACTTCTACACTGTTAAGAGATATTTTAAATGCTGATTTTCAGCACATATACGTTAACGAGAACTCTATTTTTGAGGAAGTTCGTTCTTACGTACATGAGATATCACCTGATTTGGAAAACATCGTTAGGTTGCACAAGCACCGCGATCCGATATTTGAGCACTACGGGATTGAAAAGCAAATCAAATCTGCTTTTGGAAAAACCGTAAATCTGGCTGGTGGAGCTTACCTGGTTATTGAGCACACCGAAGCCCTGCACGTGATTGACGTTAACAGCGGCAATCGTACGGCAAACAAAGAAAACCAGGAAGACAACGCCTTACAGGTAAACAAAGAGGCAGCCCGCGAAATAGCACGGCAGTTACGTTTACGCGATATGGGCGGTATTGTTGTAGTCGATTTTATTGACATGCACAAACCAACCAACCGTAAAGAACTATTTGATTATTTGCGCGATGAGATGGCACATGATAGGGCTAAGCACACCATTTTGCCGCCAAGCAAATTTGGTTTGGTGCAAATTACACGTCAGCGTGTGCGCCCCGAAATGAACATTGTAACCAGTGAGGTTTGCCCAACCTGTAACGGTACCGGGACCATCAGGTCCAGTATTTTGCTGTTAGATGATATTGAGAACAATTTCAATTACATCCTGGTAGAGCAAAATGAAAAAAACATTACGCTTGTTGTACACCCGTACATCGAAGCTTACATTAAAAAAGGCCTGATAAGCCGGCAGATGAAATGGTATTTTAAATATAGTCAGTGGATAAAGGTTAAAGCCAATCCATCATACCAGATTACAGAATTCCGTTTTATGAACGCTAAAGACGAAGAGATAAAACTCTAA
- a CDS encoding single-stranded DNA-binding protein, whose protein sequence is MSGINKVILVGHLGKDPEVRHLDGGVSVASFPLATSESYNKDGRKVEQTEWHNIVMWRGLADVAAKYLQKGKLVYIEGKLRTRSFEDKTGIKKYTTEIVAENFTVLGRKSDFDNDSKQAVKAEDADNGFNPANDADDLPF, encoded by the coding sequence ATGTCTGGAATAAATAAAGTAATATTAGTTGGTCACTTAGGCAAAGATCCCGAGGTTAGGCACCTGGATGGCGGTGTATCTGTAGCCAGCTTTCCGTTAGCTACCTCAGAAAGCTACAATAAGGATGGCCGCAAGGTTGAACAAACCGAATGGCATAATATTGTGATGTGGCGCGGCTTGGCAGATGTAGCCGCAAAGTACCTTCAAAAAGGAAAATTAGTTTATATTGAAGGTAAACTCAGAACCCGGTCTTTTGAAGATAAAACCGGCATTAAAAAGTACACCACCGAAATTGTAGCCGAAAACTTTACCGTATTAGGCCGCAAAAGTGACTTTGACAATGATAGCAAGCAAGCTGTGAAGGCCGAAGATGCCGACAATGGTTTTAATCCGGCTAACGACGCGGATGACCTTCCTTTTTAA
- a CDS encoding response regulator transcription factor, with protein sequence MMSKTQILLVEDEPILASIIKESLESRGFEVAVAAHGIEGWSLFHLLKPVLCVVDVMLPKKDGFALVKDIRTVDKRMPIIFLTARTQTEDVLKGLELGADDYMKKPFSMEELILRIKALLRRSENDENITTTSEYQLGQLRFNYQRLEVTSSISTAYLSQREADLLLLLLQNKNKLLDRKLALLKLWGEDNRFNARSMDVYITRLRKFLKDEHSISIQSIRGQGYKLAEV encoded by the coding sequence ATGATGAGTAAAACTCAAATATTGCTGGTTGAAGATGAACCCATACTGGCATCGATTATTAAGGAGTCGTTAGAAAGCCGGGGGTTTGAAGTTGCAGTAGCTGCACATGGTATTGAAGGTTGGAGCTTATTTCACTTATTAAAACCTGTTTTATGCGTAGTTGATGTGATGCTGCCAAAAAAAGACGGTTTTGCTTTGGTTAAAGACATCCGCACGGTAGACAAACGAATGCCAATTATTTTCTTGACCGCAAGAACGCAGACCGAAGATGTGCTTAAAGGACTGGAACTTGGCGCAGACGATTACATGAAAAAGCCATTCAGTATGGAAGAGTTGATTTTGCGTATCAAAGCACTATTACGACGAAGTGAGAATGATGAGAATATTACAACAACGTCAGAGTATCAATTGGGCCAGCTGCGCTTTAATTATCAGCGATTAGAAGTTACCAGTTCAATAAGTACTGCGTATTTGTCGCAGCGCGAAGCTGATTTGTTATTGCTGCTTCTACAAAATAAAAATAAATTACTTGATCGAAAATTAGCGCTGTTGAAACTTTGGGGTGAAGACAACCGGTTTAACGCACGCAGTATGGATGTCTATATCACCCGCTTGCGCAAATTTTTAAAAGATGAGCATTCAATTTCTATACAAAGCATACGCGGACAAGGATATAAATTAGCAGAGGTTTAA
- a CDS encoding HAMP domain-containing sensor histidine kinase: MKQRLQLTFIVAAITVSSIVLFQLYWLYYNFNNAQRSFHTTATRALEKSIALYQSQQVELPTSLNYKNPSLTVFMRTKPSVEAFDLDTPKRKQVFDAEFNTVAIDKQHEPYVRALIARLMTQQLHKPLNLKALTSVYKKELVKEGIVMPVTLNLRKKPLSILPNEVASRIEFYKSPVVIIAKLDSSGWMFRHNLLPALVSFLLIMLSAGSLWYMALIIRRQLKLDRLKNEFISNITHELRTPLTILRSSNEAIARFDVAASPEKLNRYTGINSAIIDKLEGEVERIMDISMIDRKPGTKQLQQVDLYTLLDGAVRRFQIIGNNNIEIACQPNPMLLYTDPYKIETILNNLLDNALKYAGTEANILVKAFITPGGWQLIVSDNGNGISAEDLPYIFDKFYRVNNGDLHDVKGYGLGLSHVKALAESLQGKTMAKSKVGQGTTFIISFSV, encoded by the coding sequence GTGAAGCAAAGACTACAACTTACGTTTATTGTTGCCGCCATTACGGTAAGCAGTATTGTGCTGTTCCAGTTGTACTGGCTATATTATAATTTTAATAATGCGCAGCGTAGTTTTCATACCACAGCTACCCGGGCTTTAGAAAAAAGCATAGCGCTATATCAGTCTCAACAAGTTGAACTGCCTACTTCCCTTAACTATAAAAACCCGTCGTTAACAGTGTTTATGCGTACCAAGCCCAGTGTAGAGGCCTTTGATTTAGATACGCCCAAACGTAAACAAGTATTTGATGCCGAGTTTAATACCGTTGCCATAGATAAGCAGCACGAGCCCTATGTACGGGCATTGATAGCTAGGCTCATGACGCAACAATTGCACAAGCCGCTTAATTTAAAAGCATTAACAAGCGTATATAAAAAAGAACTTGTTAAAGAGGGTATCGTGATGCCTGTAACTTTGAACCTGCGAAAAAAGCCTTTAAGTATACTGCCAAACGAGGTTGCATCAAGGATTGAGTTTTACAAGTCGCCGGTGGTTATTATCGCAAAGCTGGACAGCAGCGGATGGATGTTTAGGCATAATCTGTTGCCCGCGTTGGTTTCGTTTTTGCTGATTATGCTTTCTGCAGGGAGCTTATGGTATATGGCTTTAATTATTCGCAGGCAGTTAAAACTTGACCGGCTGAAAAACGAGTTTATAAGTAATATTACCCATGAGCTCAGAACGCCGCTAACCATTCTTCGTTCTTCTAACGAAGCAATTGCAAGGTTTGATGTGGCGGCTTCGCCGGAGAAGCTGAATCGTTATACGGGCATCAATTCGGCTATTATAGACAAGTTGGAAGGGGAGGTTGAAAGGATTATGGATATTAGTATGATAGACCGTAAACCTGGCACCAAGCAGCTGCAACAAGTAGATCTGTACACACTGCTTGATGGTGCAGTCAGGCGCTTCCAGATCATCGGCAATAATAATATAGAGATAGCCTGTCAGCCAAACCCAATGTTATTATACACCGACCCTTATAAAATTGAGACGATCCTGAATAATCTGTTGGATAATGCATTAAAGTATGCTGGCACAGAAGCCAATATTTTAGTAAAAGCTTTTATTACGCCCGGAGGCTGGCAGCTCATTGTAAGTGACAATGGCAACGGCATTAGTGCAGAAGATCTGCCTTACATATTTGATAAATTTTACAGGGTTAATAACGGTGATTTGCACGACGTTAAAGGTTATGGCTTAGGGTTAAGCCATGTAAAAGCTCTGGCCGAATCATTACAAGGAAAAACCATGGCTAAAAGTAAAGTTGGGCAGGGTACAACATTCATTATCTCATTTTCTGTATGA
- a CDS encoding 2,4'-dihydroxyacetophenone dioxygenase family protein, whose amino-acid sequence MPVQQFSFFTDGLLPGQRQTSDYTVDTNLDDERLWIPFGPGVAFQPCQFNLSGGGFIVILRADPGAQMPPHFHSTSVIGYTLRGNWRYLEHDWTAKPGTFIYEPAGEAHTLTVDATEPAPAMILFVVTGGFIYIDKVTDGNMLAYDDGFTILEIARKHYQSVGLNPALLDAMIR is encoded by the coding sequence ATGCCAGTTCAACAATTTAGTTTTTTTACCGACGGCTTGTTGCCGGGACAGCGTCAGACGAGTGATTATACCGTTGACACTAATTTAGATGATGAGCGCCTATGGATTCCGTTTGGGCCAGGCGTTGCTTTTCAGCCTTGCCAGTTTAACCTGAGCGGCGGCGGCTTTATTGTTATACTTAGGGCAGATCCGGGTGCTCAGATGCCTCCGCACTTTCACTCAACTTCGGTTATTGGCTATACCCTACGGGGCAACTGGCGCTATCTGGAGCATGATTGGACAGCTAAACCCGGCACCTTTATTTACGAACCCGCCGGAGAGGCGCACACTTTAACAGTAGATGCAACTGAGCCCGCACCGGCCATGATTTTGTTTGTAGTTACAGGCGGCTTTATTTACATTGACAAGGTTACCGACGGTAATATGTTAGCTTATGATGACGGCTTTACCATATTGGAAATTGCGCGTAAACATTACCAATCGGTAGGTTTAAACCCGGCTTTGCTGGATGCTATGATCCGGTAA
- the mutY gene encoding A/G-specific adenine glycosylase yields the protein MNFSKELAQWYQQNKRDLPWRHTTDPYIIWLSEIILQQTRVEQGLPYFNRFLENYPNVTAFANASEDEILKLWQGLGYYSRGRNMLKTARLIRAEFGGQFPSAYQDLIKLKGVGDYTASAISSFSANEAHAVVDGNVYRVLARYFGISKPINSTQGQKLFKQLANEVLDTAEPGLHNQAMMEFGAMLCKPKNPACGICPVRLGCEAFKTNATTQLPVKLKTVKIRERFFNYFLVYENGKVLMNKRTENDIWHGLYDLPLVESDRLLPVHEIVTLPQVEHYFGKNLPIEEAFGLQKHILTHQKLTIRFIRVKEKPVLLNENWFYTDIENLKKLALPKIVFIFLTNFFKFENNSLFSN from the coding sequence ATGAATTTTTCTAAAGAGCTGGCGCAATGGTACCAGCAAAACAAGCGCGATTTACCCTGGAGGCATACTACTGATCCTTATATTATATGGCTTTCTGAAATTATTTTGCAGCAAACACGCGTAGAACAAGGTTTGCCTTACTTTAACCGTTTTTTAGAAAATTATCCCAATGTAACTGCCTTTGCCAATGCCAGCGAAGATGAGATATTAAAGCTTTGGCAAGGATTAGGCTATTACTCGCGCGGCCGTAACATGCTCAAAACCGCCAGGCTTATTCGTGCTGAATTTGGCGGTCAGTTTCCATCTGCCTACCAGGATTTAATTAAGCTTAAAGGTGTTGGCGATTATACGGCATCGGCTATCTCTTCTTTTTCGGCCAATGAGGCCCATGCCGTGGTGGATGGCAATGTTTACCGGGTGCTGGCACGTTACTTTGGCATTTCAAAACCAATTAACAGCACACAGGGACAAAAGCTTTTTAAACAGTTGGCTAACGAAGTTTTAGACACCGCTGAACCGGGTTTACACAACCAGGCAATGATGGAATTTGGCGCTATGTTATGCAAACCTAAAAACCCGGCTTGCGGTATATGCCCGGTGCGGTTAGGTTGTGAAGCTTTTAAAACCAATGCAACTACACAACTCCCGGTTAAGTTAAAGACGGTAAAAATCAGAGAGCGCTTTTTTAACTATTTTTTGGTTTATGAAAATGGTAAGGTATTAATGAATAAGCGTACCGAAAACGACATTTGGCACGGCCTTTACGACCTGCCTTTGGTTGAATCAGACCGCTTACTGCCAGTACACGAAATTGTTACATTGCCGCAGGTTGAGCACTATTTTGGTAAGAACTTACCTATTGAAGAGGCATTTGGTTTACAAAAACACATTCTGACGCATCAAAAACTAACCATTCGCTTTATCCGCGTTAAAGAAAAACCTGTTTTACTTAACGAGAACTGGTTTTATACAGACATAGAAAATCTAAAAAAATTAGCATTACCAAAAATCGTTTTTATATTTTTAACTAATTTTTTTAAATTTGAAAACAATTCCCTCTTTTCTAACTAA
- a CDS encoding tetratricopeptide repeat protein → MIKKQIVTVVAVVAVMGYLYLQPVKGLVKPKEERAAPGKQATESPVASKINVAAVSVPAKSAIGANLAGKITSLEDALKKAGSASEKLKLQTELAHEWDNVNQPAPAAFYYMDLAQAKNDFENWFTAGSRFNDAYKFTQDTTMQPAFVSNAIVSFKKAMDLRPADTESKTGLGVAYVNQTSLGITDPEGGSPMQGIMLLREVVGADPDNWNANLNLGQFAMKSGQYQKAVERFKHMIALNSKRSKVEPYFYLAESYKQLGMKKEAIDAYVKCKEMMGDPTMGQTIDNYINELKN, encoded by the coding sequence ATGATTAAAAAGCAAATAGTTACTGTAGTGGCCGTAGTTGCGGTGATGGGCTATTTGTATTTGCAGCCCGTTAAGGGCTTGGTTAAGCCAAAAGAAGAGCGCGCGGCTCCGGGTAAACAAGCAACCGAAAGCCCGGTTGCCAGTAAAATAAACGTGGCTGCGGTATCAGTACCGGCAAAATCAGCCATTGGGGCCAATTTAGCCGGTAAAATTACTTCGCTTGAAGATGCTTTGAAAAAAGCAGGTTCGGCAAGCGAGAAGCTTAAATTGCAAACCGAACTTGCACATGAATGGGATAACGTAAACCAGCCTGCACCTGCTGCTTTTTATTATATGGATTTGGCACAAGCCAAAAACGATTTTGAAAACTGGTTTACTGCAGGCAGCCGTTTTAATGATGCCTACAAATTTACTCAGGATACTACCATGCAACCTGCGTTTGTAAGCAACGCTATCGTTTCTTTCAAAAAAGCAATGGATTTACGGCCTGCTGATACAGAATCTAAGACAGGCCTGGGAGTGGCTTATGTAAACCAAACCAGCTTGGGTATAACCGATCCTGAAGGTGGTTCGCCGATGCAGGGTATTATGCTATTGCGCGAAGTAGTAGGTGCTGATCCAGACAACTGGAATGCAAACTTAAATTTGGGGCAGTTTGCCATGAAGTCGGGCCAGTATCAAAAAGCAGTTGAACGTTTTAAGCATATGATTGCCTTAAACAGCAAGCGCTCTAAGGTGGAGCCTTACTTTTACCTGGCCGAAAGCTATAAACAGCTGGGCATGAAAAAAGAGGCAATTGATGCCTACGTAAAATGTAAGGAAATGATGGGCGACCCAACCATGGGCCAAACCATCGACAACTATATTAACGAATTAAAAAATTAA
- a CDS encoding HU family DNA-binding protein: MTKAEIIAEISTKTGIEKVDVQETVEAFFKVVKTSMVSGENVYVRGFGSFVVKKRAKKTARNISKNTAIIIPEHFVPSFKPAKTFVEKVRTGNKTKSSKA; this comes from the coding sequence ATGACTAAGGCGGAAATTATAGCTGAAATATCAACTAAAACAGGGATTGAGAAAGTTGACGTTCAGGAAACTGTTGAGGCGTTTTTTAAAGTAGTTAAAACATCGATGGTTAGCGGCGAGAATGTATATGTGAGAGGCTTTGGCAGCTTTGTTGTAAAAAAGAGAGCTAAGAAAACCGCACGTAATATTTCAAAAAACACCGCTATTATTATACCTGAACATTTTGTACCCAGCTTTAAACCAGCCAAAACTTTTGTTGAAAAGGTAAGAACAGGTAATAAAACTAAATCAAGCAAAGCTTAA
- a CDS encoding TlpA disulfide reductase family protein: MIKYLSVAALLGISLSAFSQQTDLAKYVLPDGKAVTHSQLDSVDKAWGGHGYLMKHSDTDPDAIAVSPMTDEYLKKQADEKEKLNALLNNPAPDFTLTDLGGKKWTLAALKGKTVVLNFWFTTCPPCIQEMPELNALAKNYNKGHVVFLALGRNSAPQIKSFLKVHPFNYTHFPDADSVGNLYQINSYPTSIVIDREGIIRFIQVGGKNIQPQIDTAIHKIVQN; this comes from the coding sequence ATGATAAAATATTTAAGCGTAGCGGCCTTGCTTGGCATCTCATTATCAGCATTTAGCCAGCAGACAGACTTGGCCAAATATGTATTACCTGATGGCAAAGCTGTTACCCATAGCCAATTAGATAGCGTAGATAAAGCCTGGGGCGGACACGGGTACTTAATGAAACATAGTGATACCGACCCGGATGCAATAGCAGTTTCTCCGATGACGGATGAATACCTGAAAAAACAAGCGGATGAAAAAGAGAAGCTTAATGCATTATTGAACAACCCGGCGCCCGATTTTACATTAACGGATCTTGGCGGTAAAAAATGGACGCTTGCAGCATTGAAAGGCAAAACTGTTGTTTTAAACTTTTGGTTTACTACCTGCCCGCCCTGCATCCAGGAAATGCCTGAATTAAACGCATTGGCAAAAAATTACAACAAGGGTCATGTTGTGTTTTTAGCATTAGGCCGCAACAGTGCACCACAAATCAAAAGTTTTTTAAAAGTTCATCCCTTTAATTATACACACTTTCCAGATGCAGATTCGGTTGGCAACCTGTACCAGATAAACTCGTATCCAACATCTATAGTGATTGATCGTGAAGGGATCATTCGGTTTATACAGGTAGGGGGTAAAAATATCCAACCGCAGATTGACACTGCTATCCACAAAATAGTTCAAAATTAA